The uncultured Hyphomonas sp. genome includes a window with the following:
- the msrB gene encoding peptide-methionine (R)-S-oxide reductase MsrB codes for MTQRIDRSDREWRELLTEEEYRVGVKEGTERAFTPGNYNDEKRAGTYHCKGCDTPLWSSEHKFDSGTGWPSYWQPITPGAVATKTDFKMIIPRTECHCATCGLHMGHVFKDGPPPTGERWCINGIVLDFRPAE; via the coding sequence ATGACCCAGCGCATCGACCGTTCGGACCGCGAGTGGCGGGAACTGCTGACCGAAGAAGAATACCGCGTCGGCGTGAAAGAAGGCACTGAACGCGCCTTCACGCCCGGCAATTACAATGACGAAAAACGGGCGGGCACCTATCATTGCAAGGGCTGCGATACGCCGCTCTGGTCATCGGAACACAAGTTCGACTCCGGCACCGGCTGGCCGAGCTACTGGCAGCCCATCACGCCCGGCGCCGTCGCCACCAAGACCGATTTCAAGATGATCATCCCGCGCACCGAATGCCACTGCGCTACCTGCGGCCTGCATATGGGCCACGTCTTCAAGGACGGCCCGCCACCCACCGGTGAACGCTGGTGCATCAATGGCATCGTGCTGGACTTCCGCCCCGCCGAATAG
- a CDS encoding MaoC family dehydratase, with translation MANPRVVAFDDLESIAGQEVGVSDWHLIDQDRVNLFADATGDHQWIHVDVEKATKAMGGPIAHGFLTLSLLPMLGGEVLKVTGTTRGINYGSDKVRFTNMVPVGSKVRLRQKCLSVEPKSGGKQMKMEATIEIEGQERPALVAESITVLYA, from the coding sequence ATGGCTAACCCACGCGTCGTCGCCTTCGATGACCTTGAATCCATTGCAGGACAGGAGGTCGGCGTCTCCGACTGGCACCTGATCGATCAGGACCGCGTCAACCTGTTCGCCGACGCGACCGGCGACCATCAATGGATCCACGTCGACGTCGAGAAAGCCACCAAGGCCATGGGCGGCCCGATCGCTCACGGCTTCCTGACCCTGTCCCTGCTGCCGATGCTGGGCGGCGAAGTGCTGAAAGTCACCGGCACGACCCGCGGCATCAATTACGGCTCCGACAAGGTTCGCTTCACCAATATGGTGCCGGTCGGCTCCAAGGTGCGTCTGCGCCAGAAATGTCTGTCGGTAGAGCCTAAATCCGGCGGCAAACAGATGAAGATGGAAGCCACGATCGAGATCGAAGGCCAGGAACGCCCGGCTCTGGTCGCCGAATCCATCACCGTCCTCTACGCGTAA